Part of the Arvicanthis niloticus isolate mArvNil1 chromosome 2, mArvNil1.pat.X, whole genome shotgun sequence genome, ACTACCCATCCCTTACCAGTAGGGTAGTGATAAGACTTTACAAAGCTCCTGGTGGCAGAGACCTGTTGCCATCCCTACCAGGGTCCTGGCCTAACTGGGTAACAGTCAGCAATACAAGTCTGGGCATTTATCTATATAACACTATTCTCATTCTATAGTTCTAAGCCCCCAAGCTTCATGCATTCTATCTCCCTATGTCACACAGGGAAAGCCAGAGTGCCATTATGCCTCAGTGGTCATGGCAGTGGTTACCTGGAGCACATCTGTCTCCACAGCTGTCTAATGTGCACAAGGCCCTCGCCTTCTCCCAAGCCTGCAGTCCCCAACAGTCTCTCAGAACTACCCAAGACAAAAGGAGTAGCATCCCCAGGAGAGTGGAAGGAAGGCAAAGCCAGAAGGAGCAAGCAGGTAGTATGCAGGCAAGAGTAGCCGTGCAGAGGGGAAGCTGGGAAGCTGGGCAGCTGGCGGTGGTGTGGGCACGAGGCTGATGGGGCAGACAAAACCTCCTGCCTCATCTACAGAAGAGCTCTGCCATTTAAGGAAATTCATGGCAGAGGGGCAGCTGCTTTACCATGGGAATATGAGAGAGGTGACTGCCCAAAGAGGACACGGGTCGTCCCAGAAACGTATGCAACGTGATGCAGAAGGACTAAGGCTTTGGAAACCTGGTGCTCTGGGTTCCTATCTGAGCAATTTATCCCCTCAACCCCCGTAGAAGGACTGAGTCATTGTCCCAATACTGATCCACCCAAGTGTCCGTGAAGCAGTAACAAGGGAGTGACATGAAGATGTGAAGGAACTCACCCTGGATGGGTATAAGTCTCTGCCATTTGGGGGTACAGTAGATGCTCCCACTTTTCTGCTAAGCTGACGAACACTAGAACCAAGAGTAACCCCAGAACCCTCTGGAGAACTTCAGAACTACGGAAGCTAGGCAGTGACACTAAGTCTAAGATGGGAGCAAGACCTAGCGCACACACCACGGCAGCACTGGACATCTGCAGCGCCtgtgcagctgcagcagcagcagcagcaaacctACCACCCGGGGAAGACAGGCTTCCTAGGGCAGGGCGCTGCTGAAGGGAACCTTAACTTCAAGCTAAGGGGGTGGGGCAAGGCCTCCATTCTCCAGCCTCAGTTCCCTACATATTTTACACTGGACTCTTGATTTCTCAAGGCCTCTCTGGATTGGAAAGTTTCAGATTTCAAGATTCTAAGTAGCCCTATGGAGAGCTAGGTGACAGACCCTAACTGCTGCTATCCTCTGGGACTACAACTGAAACAGGGCTTCCAGGTATCCAGGCCCAGGATTCAAAGCaactctgcttgagttccttactcctcctccccAGGGTTCCCATCTCTACACTACAGGTTGATGACATTCACATGAAACTGAATCTCCAAGCAAGCAGCAGGCAGGGGTGTCCCAGAAAGTGGACATTGTTATAGACCTGGAAGGCCACAAGAGGCCAATCCAGCCTTGACTGGAACATCTAGACAGAGATTTAAAGCAGTAAGGCAGAAACTGTGTTGCCCAGGAGGGCTTCCTCAACCCCTGGgggatacccttttctggccaaAGCCGCCGACACACAACCAAGTCCTGTGTTTTCACCCCTCTTCATTGAGGGGAAGGCCTGAGCCCCCCACTGGTGGCTGGCTGTGACTGTCTGTCCGTCAATCAATCTAGTCAGGGGCTCTGCTGCCACGGAGAACTTGGAAAAACACAAGGCCATTGcaggcccaggctggtctgggcAGGCATCAGGCACTGCCTGCATGGGAGTCCAGCCCTATTTGTACCTGGACGAGTAATACTCCTCCTCCAGCTCATACAGGTCAATGGAGACCTCATCCCGCAGGGTGATGAGTTTCCGATCACACTCCTCCTGCAGGGCTCGAAGCTGCTGGTTGCGCTGGTCGATGGCTTCATTCACGGATGGGAAGTCATTGAGGATCAGAAACTGCTTGAGGTCAGAAACCAGCTTCATCAGTGACTCACCAGCTCGGACCTGCACCATCATAATCAGGGTGAAATATGAAAAAAggcagagacactggccctgctcTGTGTAATTGGTGCTGGGCCAGCAGTACATTCTGGGAGTCTGTTTTATGTTCTGCAAAGAAAAATACTGCCCTGTACAGAGCCATCTGTGAGGACAGAGGCACAGCCAGGGAGGCAAGATCAGCACCTCCATGACCAAGTGGGCTAAGTTTGCTCATTTCAAGGAGTCTTCCTTCGACAACCACACTACTCACACCAGGTACACATTCCACTCAGAGCCAACAGAAAACTATGTCCTTGGGCAGTCACAGGCATATATCTGTGCCCCACAAAGCTGCTGGTACCCACTGCATAGACACTGACCTACTGGGCTTTCCCTGCAAGATCCAGAGGGGCTCACGTTTCACACATAACTCATTCAGCCATTTGCCTTCATGTCAGCTGCCTTCCTCCTCACTGCCAACACAGAATAGACAAGGCCAGCTGTCTAGTCTATTTAGCCCTCCTCCCAGCCCATGAGGGGCAATCTCCTAAGACATGCTCTGCCCACCTGACTGCTACCCCGGACTCCACCTACAACTCCTACATGGGTGTTTTCTGCCCCGGGCACTCACAATGTTGGCAGCTCGAACGTGCATCTCGTAATTGTCCTGCTCGCCCTGAGTCGCCCGTGACACCTGTGTCTCATCTTCAATCTGGGAGCAAATAACAAAGTCTAGAATCAACACATGTAGCAGCCACCTGGCTTAGCCTGGCTCACAGGAACCCAATAGCTAACAACCAACCCAACACCACTACCTTTCATGCCATTACCATAGCTTGTCTATCAGGCCTTCCTACAGACCCAGAACCCTACTTCCTATCTAGACAGCTGGCATATCCACTCCAACTCCTTCTTGTCCTCTGGGTGACAACAGATGACTACATGTCAAAAGGACACTGCCCAGTCTTTGAGATAGTTTACAAGAAATAATATGTTCAataaagggctagagagatggcacatacagttcaattcccagcaaccacaaggtggctcacaaccatctgtaatagaatctaatgccctcttctgtcttgcaggtatacatgcaaatagagtgcttaaataaataaataaatagaaaagccaaaaaaaaaaaaagtacaataaaGGATTCAAAAGACAAACTTTTTGATCtttgtttttaaggcaggatCTCATGGAACCCAGTCTGGCCTGAACCATATAGTTtcggatgaccctgaacttctgatccttctgccgcCACTTCCTAAGTCCTGGCATTAAAAGGCTATGCAAACATCCGGTTTGTTCAGTGCTAGGGAACACAGGGTTTTGTGACTGCTAGgcaagcaagcactttatcatcTCAACAACATCCCCAGCCAAAAGTGGCTTTTCATGATCCCTCCTGGCTAAGCACCATGCTGAACAGTTAACTAAGCAAGGCTTCCTCACAAAGCCTCAACTGCCACTCTTAGCTTTTCAGGTGGACCAGCTAAAGACTGACACAGACCTCAGTGGGCTTGAGGCTTCTCAGAAATTACTtaagagcagcagttctcaacctgtgggttgcctTTCACAGGAGCTGCCTAAGACCATCGGGAAAAAAAACTGATATTTGCATTACGATTCATAGGAGGAGCAAAACTActgttaggaagtagcaacagaaataattttatggttggaggtcaccacaacataaagtgTATAAAAGGGTTAAACTCATCAGTCATCACAAGAATCTATGGCACGGGTAAAACTCAGCCCAGGTGGCTAGTGCCCAGTAACTAACTAGAGCCCGGCAAGCGGGCCAGAGCTCCCTACTCTGCTCTACGTGCGCTTCACACTATTTGACTCTTCTATTTACCTGCTGTCCCATGACTTTTAACGCACCGTTCAGATCACATTCCTTTTGCAATCCCCACCCCTGTACGAGAGCCTAGACCCATGTACCCACGCCCCGGGGAAGTCAGTTCCGACTTCCCTGCCTTCTCTCACGGCTTCGGAACAGCAACCACACACCTTGGCGGTCTTGATGATCTCGGTGAAGTTGTCCATGATGGACTTGATGTCGTCTTTGAGCCGCTTGTTATATGACTGTAGCAGCGTCTCCTTGCTCTGCGGCAGGGCTCTCTGCTGGGCCATGGCGGGCCCTGGGTGACAGCCACAGTCGAGTCCGACCTGAACGGAGTCCGCAGAGCTGGGGATGGGGGTTTCCGCTACAACAGCTCCGTCCACGGGCACAAGCCCGGCAGCAGGCCCTTACCGCCAAGAAACAAAGCGCCCGCTCCTTCCCGCGGCTTTCGTTCTCTTGTCGCGTCTCCCGCCGCCTCTCGGAACCGGCCGAACCGCGCCTGGTCCTCCCGGCCTGGACTAACGCGCAGGCGCGCCTCCGCACGCCCCACCCCGCTCAGGCCCCGCCTCCTCCGGCAGAGTCTGGAGTGGGTCGCTGTCGCTTTAAATCCGAAATCCCGCGCAGGCGCCTGATCTCGCGATCTCCGCGGCCGCTTACTTATCACCCAcaattccctcttctttctctctcctccagccgCGCAAGATGGTGAGTGCCCGTGGGTCCCCGCGCCATCCGCCTGCATCCTCCACCCGCCGCCCCTGAGCGGCGTTCTCGGTCGCCCCTGACGCGTTGGGGACCCCTCGTGGGAAGGGAGCGGCAGCGGGCGGCGCACGGGGGACGACTCCGCTGCCCGATGGGACGGCGGAGGATACAGCCTCACCGGGTTTCTCTCTTCCGTCCAGCctaaaggaaagaaggccaaggggaagaaggtggccccggcccccgccgtcgtcaagaaacaggaggccaaaaaggtggtcaatccactgttcgagaaaaggcccaagaacttcggcaTCGGTAAGAAGTGGCTCCTGCGAGCCTGGGTTTCAGGGGACGCTGAGTGCAGCCTTTGGGGGTCCTGGGCTTATCCGTCGGGAGACCCGGCTCCCTCGTGAGCAGACGCAGGCGGGGTGCCTTCGAGGGCCACCCTGGCTTGCAGACGGCCACTGCGGATGCTTCGGCTGTCGTGTGCAGATGATGTGAAAGAATATTTGCTATCCGAAAGACGGTGATGACACTTGAACCACCAAGATCGCTGATGCGCCGACACCCTCAGTGCCTCGGGTGCAGGCCAGCATAGTGCAGGGGCCTCGGGTGCAGTGTCCCGCTTTACTTCCCagggcaggacatccagcccaaaagagatctaacgcGCTTCGTTAAGTGGCCccgatacatcaggctgcagcggcaaagagccatcctctacaagcggctcaaagtacctcccgccattaaccagttcacccaggccctggacaggcaaacaggtGAGGCTCTGTGCCACAGCCAGTTTGGGGTTTCCGGAGGTTGAAGCTGGTCGTGAGTTTGCCCTTATTGCAGTATGTAGCTGCCTTAAAACGGCTAAAGAGATACAGGTGGAAGGGGGGGGgtcccagtccctccactggaAACAGGGTGTGGTGGGGAAGCAACTGAGGAAGGTGCCCAGGGTTGATCTGCTTCTTATCTGGGTACAGTAGGGTAGTTTTGTGGGGCGTTGTTGGGGAATCAGGGTCTGGAGTTGTGGAGCTCAGTATGTAGACAAGTTGGGCTTTGCGATTGCCgcctctgtctcccagatgctgggaataaaggcatgagCCGTGGTCCGAACATCATTAACATAATCTTTCGATGCCACGTTAGAATTGGGCTTTGCCGAGTAGCCCCAGACTCGGGAAGCtgcttagccgggcggtggtggcacacgcctttaatctcataatcccagcacttgagaggcagaggcaggcggatttctgagttcgaggccagcttggtctacagagtgagttccaggacagccagggctacacagagaaaccctgtctccaaaaacaaaaaaaattcaagctTGGTGTCTAATTGAATATTTTtccagctactcagctgcttaagcttgcccacaagtacaggccagagacgaagcaagagaagaagcaaaggctactggcccgtgctgagaagaaggctgctggcaaaggggacgtcccaactaagagaccacctgtcctccgagcaggtCAGTGCCCCCACCCTCAGGGAaagggaggatgaggaggataTGTGTGTGACTTTCTTCACCTGAAATCTCTGTGAAGAGGAAGTCAGGTGGAGCTTCTTGTTTGACTGTAGCATCCCAAGCACTCAGACAAAGTTGTGTGTtccaggagtcaatacagtcaccaccttggtggagaacaagaaggctcagctggtggtgattgcccatgatgtagaccccattgaggtAGGTGTGGGAGGTTTTTAAGCATCAAGTGCAGAGCCAGGGTCCTGTGGTGTTCTAGAAGGGTGGGGTTGGTTTGCTAAGTTTGAAGAACTGGGGGTGGATTTGTGTGGCTCTTGCAATGATGTGAACCTTTGACTGAAGTGACCTTGAAGTGTTAATACTGAGCTTTTTAACCCTGAGCATTTGCCACAAAGTATCAGTGTAGCTAGCTATCCCCTCTACCCAAACCACCTACAGCTCATGCTTGCTTctagctggtggttttcctgcctgccctgtgtcgaaagatgggggtgccttactgcatcatcaagggaaaggccaggctggggcgcctggtccacaggaagacatgcaccactgttgccttcacacaggttaactcgtgAGTATTCAGGCTTGTCTCTAAACTTCCCTTTGCACCCACACCTTACCCTCCCAGGTTTGGGACTATTTGCCAATGATGGTTAAGAATTTCTTCACCTGAATCAAGTATGTGGTCATACTGTTGTCTGAGGCacaaaaaaaagagggggggggtTACCTACTCCTGCTTCTCAAACAGTAACACGATCTTTCTCATCACCTTCCCagggaagacaagggtgctctagctaagctggtggaggccattaggaccaattataatgacagatacgACGAGGTGAGCAGTGCTAACTGTAGCTTTGATACCCACTTAGAACCACTGTATATAATACTGGTTGATCTCTTCATTAGAGGGTAAGGTATCAGGCTGATGACTACCACTCTTGTTGTTTcagatccgccgccactggggaggcaacgtcctgggtcctaagtctgtggctcgcattgccaagctggagaaggcaaaggctaaagagcTCGCCACCAAACTGGGATAAAAATGTACACttgagttttctgtacataaatataaaattatcttccaTCTAATGGCCTTTGGTTATTTGGGTTGGCACAAGTGTGTGCTCAGATTAGACTGTCCCCTATAAAATATTGAGGCCAAGTCAGGGATTTTACAAatcaaaatctttattttatagtatttaggAACAGGTTCATTTTGAAACTTCACACACCTGGTGTCCGACGTACAAATTTTTGGAACCACAAGTATGATGTGGCCGCGCACAATCCGTACCTGTGGTTGAAAGAAATTAATTTGTCCCCTATACAGTATGGGAGTGGGGGCTGGGTAAGAAGAGGCAGCAGGACTAACCAGGTAATGATGTATTGCATGTGTTCATTCCGAAGAGTTACTCTCGTCTGACCACCAATGGGTCCTCCAGGGGCTGTGCTCTCTGTGGAGACAATACAGTCAGAGCCTAATAAATGAGATGTCCCTCTTCCTGGTCTGCCAGGGtagaaggggggatgggacagAGTTGACTATCCAGTGGAGCATGCTCTCTGCTACAGCAGGCACAACATACGGAAGTCTGCATCAATGAAAATGGGGTCCGATCCTGTTATCTTGGCCATGGCTTCCAGGTCCCGATAATACCAGTGATTCCTTTCTGGGCTGTTCTCAGGAACAAAGGGCTTCCTGTTTTCTGTCAGCCTCACTATACCAACTAGGTCCACTTCTCCCAGAACCTACAAAGAAAAGGCAGGATTAGTTTTTATAGGGGTCCTGAATGGAGACTTAACTGTACATCTCACATCTTACCTGGCCTTTCTGCCTGGTCTCAGGATTCACTTTCTTCCTCGGAACAAACCCTCTGTTAACCAGGATGGTGACTCTGGAGCAATAATAAAAGTGTCCCTTTGGGTGAGAAGAGTTCCAATACACATTGTCACTGATGGTCACTGAAGCGTCTATCTACTGGGCATATAAATGGTCTTATTCTGTGGATTCAACTAGTGATTGAAACCCTAGCAATGAAGTGCTAAGAAAATTGCTTGATGTTGGAGATGTTCAGGCAACATTAGTTGGATCTCATGGATTTCCTAGGGTCGTGTGATTAAGCACAGGGAAGCTGGATAGGCTCAGCAGTGGACTACTCACCCCAAGTCCGAGCAATGGAAAGGAGTAACTACATAGGCCCCACTTTCAGTCGAGGATAATCTGCCAGCATCACGGACCTCTCGGACAGGGTCCACCATGGTCCGGGGCATTATGTACAGCTCTTTGGAGTGGTCAAAGTGCCCCCTGACCTTCACTGGTCTATACTCCAAATTTTTCAATTCCATTGGGctacaagaagaaaagagaagggctgtAGGCAAGCCAGACTTGTCAGAATCAATCCACTAAGCAGAATGGGTAAGAAAGGCTCGGGAGGATCATCAGACAGGTTACGTCCCTCCAGACTTCTGGTGCCAAATGGCGATAACCAGCCCAGTTTTTTCAAGGGAAGTATGAGTTTCTGTATGGCTACTTTATATACATAAGTCCAGACTCCACTTGTTACCTACTCTGAAGGATAAAACTTATAAAATTTGAGAGGGCAGTAAGTTTAGAGGACATGTTTTAAAAGATCATCACCTTCATATTACCCACCAGTGCTACAACCAACTGTCACCACTATGGAGGATCCCTCAAGacctgaaaaaaaatctgtcaccgaaaatgaatgttttctatttatattctGTGCCCTTTTGGCAAGTTCATAAAGGCAGTCAGCAGCCAGTTTAGTGGCAAACAGGGTTCCCATCAAAGGACAACAAATTACACCAAACAGAAGAGCCCCACTGCTATCCCTTAGGTTGGATGGATAATGGGCATCCACACTCACTCTGCAGGTAGAGGGATGGGCTCAGCCATGACTCGCGACTCTAATTCTGCAATGAGTTTCAGCTTCCA contains:
- the Med22 gene encoding mediator of RNA polymerase II transcription subunit 22 isoform X2 translates to MAQQRALPQSKETLLQSYNKRLKDDIKSIMDNFTEIIKTAKVRAGESLMKLVSDLKQFLILNDFPSVNEAIDQRNQQLRALQEECDRKLITLRDEVSIDLYELEEEYYSSSSSLCEANDLPLCEAYWRLDLDTDSADGLSASLLASLETGAGPLQSAAPVHSHGGGPGPTEHT
- the Med22 gene encoding mediator of RNA polymerase II transcription subunit 22 isoform X1, translating into MAQQRALPQSKETLLQSYNKRLKDDIKSIMDNFTEIIKTAKIEDETQVSRATQGEQDNYEMHVRAANIVRAGESLMKLVSDLKQFLILNDFPSVNEAIDQRNQQLRALQEECDRKLITLRDEVSIDLYELEEEYYSSSSSLCEANDLPLCEAYWRLDLDTDSADGLSASLLASLETGAGPLQSAAPVHSHGGGPGPTEHT
- the Rpl7a gene encoding large ribosomal subunit protein eL8; the protein is MPKGKKAKGKKVAPAPAVVKKQEAKKVVNPLFEKRPKNFGIGQDIQPKRDLTRFVKWPRYIRLQRQRAILYKRLKVPPAINQFTQALDRQTATQLLKLAHKYRPETKQEKKQRLLARAEKKAAGKGDVPTKRPPVLRAGVNTVTTLVENKKAQLVVIAHDVDPIELVVFLPALCRKMGVPYCIIKGKARLGRLVHRKTCTTVAFTQVNSEDKGALAKLVEAIRTNYNDRYDEIRRHWGGNVLGPKSVARIAKLEKAKAKELATKLG
- the Surf1 gene encoding surfeit locus protein 1, with product MTGEAHLTPQPPREAECLPGRKEISRSRKCPKMAALVVLRRRMTRWPQWVYAGSAPFCAAGRSAFGFSVRSGMVCRPRRCCSSTAQTAAAKAEDDSFLQWLLLLIPATAFGLGTWQVQRRKWKLKLIAELESRVMAEPIPLPADPMELKNLEYRPVKVRGHFDHSKELYIMPRTMVDPVREVRDAGRLSSTESGAYVVTPFHCSDLGVTILVNRGFVPRKKVNPETRQKGQVLGEVDLVGIVRLTENRKPFVPENSPERNHWYYRDLEAMAKITGSDPIFIDADFQSTAPGGPIGGQTRVTLRNEHMQYIITWYGLCAATSYLWFQKFVRRTPGV